The DNA segment TGATTTGGGTTCAGTTGTTTCTGTCCATCCTTCTAGCCATCCATCCTTGCACTCACTCGTACATTCATATATCAAcaacattttattgtttgttaTATGCCAGGCACCAGGGATATGATATTGAAAGGAGACTAGGGCCTGGCCTCCATTACACTCCAATAGGGAAAACAGTCACCAACCATAGTGATGGGAACCATGACTAGCACTAGGTGGGCCTGTGAAAGAAACTGATCTGGGAGCCCAGGCCAGGGAGGCTACCCTGAGAAGCGAAGAGTGAAGCTGCAACCTGGTGGGGAGCAGAGGGCTGCAGGCTCCAGGCAGATGCATGGCTGGGGAGCTTCATGCGGAATGAGGCAGGAAAGGGAGGTTGGGGCCACAACTGAGAGCAAAGCGAAGCCACAGTGGGGTGACAGGAGCAGACTTTGATTTCTAAGCTGTTGGTCTGGCCACAGCTGGCAGAACAGAATGAAGGGGGCCAGAGAGGATGGGAGAAGGGAATGCTGCACTTGTTCGGTGAGAGGCTGGTGCAGGCAGCCAGTACAAGGCAACGGGAGGCAGCGCCACAGGGCTCAATCTTGCTTTGCGTCACCGGCTCTTTGACCCTGGGTCCTGTCTTGAACTTCTTCGGGAAAATGTCCTTGTGTATACAATGGGGCCACCCCTCTACCAGGCTGTTGTGTGGATTAAGTGCAATCGTAACTGAAAAGTgcccaggccaggctcagtggctcactcctgtaatcccaacactttgggaggccgaggcgggcagatcacctgaggtcaggagttagagaccagcctggccaatatggtgaaatcccatctctactaaaaatacaaaaattagccgggcatggtggtgcacgcctgtagtccaggccactcgggagactgaggcaggagaattgcttgaactcaggaggtggaggttgcagtaagctgagattgtgccactgcactccagcctgggcgacagagcgagactccatctccaaaaaaaaaaaaaaaaaaaaaaaaaaagtgcccagAGGGTCTGGCCTGAGTCAGTGTTTAGTACATGGCAACTCTCCATCTTTAAGGTTTTGCTTTATGGTTTTGCCGGCTCCTGAAAACCTGGTCGTGCAGGGGCCatgtttgtgttttctgtagctggcctccttcctccctttaagcattgcatgtgtgtgtgtttccagaaCTATGCATTTAAGAACCCATCTGCATCCCCATCATCTGCTCAGATCTTGGTTGTGGCAGATGACCCCCTGCCAGCCCCTGCCCATGCTTCTCCCTTCACCGTGCTGTGGAAATCTGGTCTGTGATGGAGGCTCTAGTCCCTGGGCCCTCCCTGACCTCCACACAGAGGCAGTGCCCCCCAAGGGTGAAAGGCTTCCATTCGGGGTGCTGGCCTGTGGATTCTGAGCAGAGCCTCTATCCCACACATTTCAACTCAATCTCGAAGCATAAAAGGATATTATATAAGCTTCAATTAATGCACAGCCCTCAACAGATCAGTTCTTAGAATTTTTcctgcccttaggcagatctgcTCCTGGTGAGCAGCTTTAATCTGgctttaaaaattacttctgaTGAATAATCAAAGAGATTGCTGGTGCCCAGCTTATGCTAAATAAACCAATGTCTGGGTTCTTATTTGGGAGGAGTTGTTGTGTGTCCCATACTCCATGGAAAATTTGTTCCTGGTTGCTTTCTGATAAGACCGCACAAGTTTACAAGATGCCAAAATAGAATTTATCATCTTGTTCCAGATGGTAACGACTTCAGCCAGCCTGAAGGGAAGCCACATTCTTTCCTAAGTTAGCAGTTCCTGTCAGAGGCATGGACAAGAAAGTGGCTTCGTTTATTTCCAGCTTGATAAAGCCGACATAAATAGGAGCACTTCATTTCTGAATTACACACCATTACTCTTATCACATACTAAACTGTTTGACTTCAGTTAATGGGTGGGACATAATGAAATGTAAAGTGCTTGTTACAAGGAAAATTGCCAGGTCCAGATGCTGAGCAGcgaagggagggggaggaggcatCGGGTTTCGTTCTGGACCTGGTGCTTTCCAGAAAGCCAGGCCAAGACACTTTATCCAAACCCCAAGTAGTTTTCCAGATGTCAGCCCGCTCAGGCCAGGGCTCTCCATGGGCCCATCTGTCTTCCGTGACCATTTGTGAATCGGAGGGTTTTATATAATTTACCCtctgagttttctcttttttggccTACTCAGCTCTGCTTTTGGGTCAGAAAATGCAAATCTGGTTGAGACAGTAGCCAGCTCTCTTTTGGGTCCTCAGGCACCATTCCCATGACCTATGTGCAGGAACAGGCGTTAGATAAAGATGAGTGCAGGGGTGGTGCTATGTACATGCCTCCTTCAGGGATGTCAAATGACGCCGCGTGTACTTCAGAGGTGAGGAGCAGGACAGAGAGGCTGGAATGGGGCTGGGGGAAGACGCTCTTGCCTTCCTtggaagtttttatttattctgcatAGCAGAGTGAATAAGAAGATTGTGTCCAGTGGAATCAGATGTCCACGTTGAGACCCATGCTTAGCCTCTGTTCTCCAGGGTTCTCATCTGCAAATGGCATGGGTGGTACCCACCTTGCACAGCTGTTGGCAGggctaaatgagataatccacacAAAGCACTGAGGCCTAGTGAATTTCATCTGTTATTATTTTCCCagctttttgttttggaaaaattgAAACCTCAAAAATGTTGAAAGGATGGGACAGTAAATACCCACCTGTCTATGGTATTAGTCTGCTCGGGCTGCCATAAGAGAACACCACAACTTGAGTGacttaaaatacagaaatgtattttctcctggttctggaggctggaagtcctgGTCAGGGTGCTGGTGgagttggtttctggtgaggcctttcTTCCCAGCTTGCAGAAGACACCTGCTCTTTGTGTTCTCACATAGCTTTTCCTTTGTGTATCTGCattcctggtgtctcttcctttccttttttttttttttttgtttttttgttttgagacagagtctcactctgttgcccaggctggagtgcagtgacatgttctcagctcactgcagcctcaacctccggcactcaagtgatcctcccacgtcagcctcctgagtagctgggactacaggtgtgcaccaccatgcccagttgatttttatatttctttttagagatggagttttgccatgttgcccaggctggtcttgaacacctgagctcaagcgatctgcctgcctcagcctcccaaaatgttgggattacaggtgtgagccacgcacccggcctcttcctcttcttatagagAACACCAGTCCTATCAGATTAGGGCCTCACTACTATAACTTCACTTAATCCCAGCTGCCTCCTTAAAGtgcctgtctccaaatacagtcacattgggggttagggcttcaacatatggatttgagGGGGGCACAGTTCAGCTCAtagcacacattttaaaaatttaacagtaATGCACTTCACCACCTCACTGTATGCATCCCTCATGTATGAATGCATGTGCACTGCCTGGTGTGGAAAACTGGAATTTTGGTAGCGGACATTGAGAGGAGAATCTTTCCACTAGCCCCCTCCAGAACGCTGTGGGCTTATGTGTATGtgaatatgtgtgcatgtaaCAAACAGTTACAAAAAGATTCCATAAATTTTCCTTTGATATTTCCCCTAtaataactttaaagaaaatggTAAAAGCTTTAGAAAAACCATACTTATGTTAACTTTGTCTTGAGGAATTTCTCTTGTTACTAGAATATATATGATCATAACAAGTATATAGAATcacaattatgtaaaaataacaaGAATTGTACCCCCAAACAATTGTGTAggaaaaatcaggaaattcacTAGAACTCTGAAAGTGGCAAGCATGTAGcagtattttttctgatttttttttcctacgtTTTCCAAACTTTGTGTTGgccacatattatttttaaaattaaaaattgcacaGCATTgactaggcgcagtggctcacgcctgtaatcccagcactttgggaggctgaggcgggcagatcacgaggtcaggagatcgagaccatcctggctaacatggtgaaaccccatctctactaaaactacaaaaaaaaaaaaaaaattagctgggcgtggtggcgggcgtctgcagtccccagctacccgggaggctgaggcaggagaatggcgtgaacccaggaggcagagcttgcagtgagccgagatcgcaccactgcaccccagcctgggcgacagagtgagactccatctcaaaaaaaaaaaaaaaaaaaaaaaaccacacagcaTTAAAACTGTGTAGAATTGAGCAACATAGTCCAAATACATCATGTAATAAGCCATTTTATAATAACTGGACAGTTAGTTATCTGTAGCAAGTTCAAAATTCAGAGCCAAGTTCCCCCAAGTTCCCTGAGTGTTTCACTTTTTTTCGCCACACATCACTCAGATAAGTGTTCAAGTTAAGACAAATATGGGTATGAAGGTGATTCAGCTCCCAAGAGTTATACATAGGTCACGTGCTGAAATTCCATAGCCAAATATAAATGATTTTGGGGTTATGCCTGTCCCTGTCTCACCTGTTAAATGTGAAGAATCAAGTTAACTATTATCAGGAATCGCTCTTTATTTCAAAGCCTGGCTTTGCCAACTTGTGCTTTTTCCTGAACATCTAAGGATCCCCGGGGGTGCTGGAGACCTGCCTGTAATCTTCACAGGACTGGTTCAAATCCCCTATCATGATTTACTCTTATTAACAACTTTCTGAGTTgtcagcacggtggctcacgcctataattccagcactttgggaggctgaggtgggaaaattgcttgagtttgagaccagcctgagcaacatagcaagaccccatctctacaaaaaatttaaaaattagctgggtgtggtggtgcaaacctgtggtcccagctacttgggaggttgaggtgggaggattgcttgagccgaggaggccgaagctgcagtaagctatcattgtgccactgcacctcagcctgggtgacagggcaagaccctgtctcaaacaaacaaacaaacaaaacctttttgGGTTTCCCACATTTTATACTATTATAAATGAGTTGCCACATTTCTCTATTCACTGCTGACCAGCATGGAAGGCCCACACTGAGTGTTTGAGATACCCTGCAGTGGTTTTTGGGGGAAACGAGGGCATGCATAATGGTTATGGGAGGAGTGCAGGGGGCTCTCACAGAGAGGAATGAGCTGCATGAGGATGCTGTGTCTGTGGTTAGGGCACTTGGTGCCCTTTTGTGGGGGTGGGTTGGGGGGTGACCTGCCTGCAGTGTGGCTCTGTCCTTGGCATCCATGATAACCAATGAAACATTAAATGTTTTCAGCATTGGCAGCGTTGGGCTTGGAGGCTTCTGCACCGCTTCTGAGAGTTCTGCCAGCCTGGATCCATGCCTTGTGTCCCCAGAGGTGACTGAGCCAAGGAAGGACCCACAGGGAGCCAGGGAGCCAGAAGGTTCTTTGCTGCCCAGCCCACCACCGTCCCAGGAGCGAGAGCCCCCCTCGTCCTCCATGCCCTTTGCCGAGTTTCCCCCGGAAGGTTGCTTGGCAAGTCCAGCAGCGGCACCTGAAGATGGTCCTCAGACTCAGTCTCCCAGGAGGGAACCTGCCCCAAATGCCCCAGGAGACATCGCGGCAGCATTTCCCGCTGAGAGGGACAGCTCTACTCCATACCAAGAGATTGCTGCCATCCCCAGtgctggaagagagagagagacaaaggaagAAGGACAGAagtcctccttctccttctccagtGGCATCGACCAGTCACCTGGAATGTCGCCAGTACCCCTCAGAGAGCCAATGAAGGCACCGCTGTGTGGAGAGGGGGACCAGCCTGGTGGTTTTGAGTCCCAAGGGAAAGAGGCTGCAGGTGGCTTTCCCCCTGCAGAGTCCAGGCAGGGGGTGGCTTCTGTGCAAGTGGCCCCTGAGGCCCCTGCTGCAGCCCAGCAGGGGACAGAAAGCTCAGCGGTCTTGGAGAAGTCCCCACTAAAACCCATGGCCCCGATCCCACAAGATCCAGCCCCAAGAGCCTCAGACAGAGAAAAAGGCCAAGGGGAGGTGCCGCCTCAGTATTTTACAGATGACTTGGAATTCCTCAGGGCCTGCCATCTCCCTAGGAGCAATTCAGGGGCTGCCCCAGAAGCAGAAGTGAATGCCGCTTCCCAGGAGAGCTGCCAGCAGCCAGTGGGAGCATATCTGCCACACGCGGAGCTGCCCTGGGGCTTGCCAAGTCCTGCCCTGGTGCCAGAGGCTGGGGGCTCTGGGAAGGAGGCTCTGGACACCAGTGATGTTCAGGGTCACCCACAGACAGGGATGCGAGGAACCGAGCCCAATCAAGTTGTCTGTGTGGCAGCAGGCGGCCAGCCCGAAGGGGGTTTGCTTGTGAGCCCTGAACCTTCCCTGCTCACTCCGACTGAGGAAGCACATCCAGCTTCAAGCCTCACTTCATTCCCAGCTGCTCAGATTCCTATTGCTGTAGAAGAACCCAGATCATCATCCAGGGAATCAGTTTCCAAAGCTGGGATGCCAGTTTCTGCAGATGCAGCCAAAGAGGTGGTGGATGCTGGGTTGGTGGGACTGGAGAGGCAGGTGTCAGATCTTGGAAGCAAGGGAGAGCATCCAGAAGGGGACCCTGGAGAGGTTCCTGCCCCATCACCCCAGGAGAGGGGAGAGCACTCGAACACGGAGCAAAGCCATGAGGTCCAACAAGGAGCACCACCCCCTCCTCTTCCCAATGCCCGAAGTGAAAGTGCCAGAGGGCCACTGGGGCCAACGGATGGAGCCAAGGCCCATGAAGATTCCACAAGCCCAGCCGCGGCTAAAGAAGGAAGCAGATCACCTGGTGACAGCcctggaggaaaggaggaagccCCAGAGCCACCTGACGGTGGAGACCGGGGGAACCTGCAAGGAGAGGACTCTCAGGCTTTCAGCAGCAAGCGTGATCCAGAAGTAGGCAAAGATGAGCTTTCAAAGCCAAGCAGTGATGCAGAGAGCAGAGACCATCCCAGCTCACACTCAGCACGGCCACCCAGAAAGGGGGGTGCTGGGCACACGGACGGGCCCCACTCTCAGACAGCAGAGGCTGATGCATCTGGCCTACCACACAAGCTGGGTGAGGAGGACCCCGTCCTGCCCCCTGTGCCAGATGGAGCTGGTGAGCCCACTGTTCCCAAAGGAGCCATCTGGGAGGGGTCAGGATTGCAGCCCAAATGTCCTGACACCCTTCAGAGCAGGGAAGGATTGGGAAGAATGGAGTCTTTCCTGACTTTAGAACCAGAGAAATCAGATTTTCCACCAACTCCTGTTGCAGAGGTTGCACCCAAAGCCCAGGAAGGTGAGAGCACATCGGAAATAAGGAAGATGGGCAGCTGTGATGGGGAGGGCTTGCTGACGTCCCCAGATCAACCCCACGGGCCGGGGTGTGATGTGTCGAGACAGGAATTTCATGCTGGAGTGCCACATCCCCCCCAGGGGGAGAACTTGGCAGCAGACCTGGGGCTCACGGCACTCATCCTGGACCAAGATCAGCAGGGAATCCCATCCTGCCCGGGGGAAGGCTGGATAAGAGGAGCTGCATCCGAGTGGCCCCTACTGTCTTCTGAGAAGCATCTCCAGCCATCCCAGGCACACCCAGAGGCATCCATCTTTGACGTGCTCAAGGAGCAGGCCCAGCCACCTGAAAATGGGAAAGAGACTTCTCCAAGCCATCCAGGTTTTAAGGACCAGGGAGCAGATTCTTCCCAAATCCATGTATCTGTGGAACCTCAGGAAGATAAGAACTTGCCCACTCATGGAGGACAGGAGCAGGCTTTGGGATCAGAACTTCAAAGTCAGCTCCCCAAAGGCACCCTGTCTGATACTCCAACTTCATCTCCCACTGACATGGTTTGGGAGAGTTCTCTGACAGAAGAGTCAGAATTGTCAGCACCAATGAGACAGAAGTTGCCTGCACTAGGGGAGAAGCGGCCAGAGGGAGCATGCGGTGATGGTCAGTCCTCGAGGGTCTCGCCTCCAGCAGCAGATGTCTTAAAAGACTTTTCTCTTGCAGGGAACTTCAGCAGAAAGGAAACTTGCTGCACTGGGCAGGGGCCAAACAAGTCTCAACAGGCGTTGGCTGATGCCTTGGAAGAAGGCAGCCAGCATGAAGAAGCATGTCAAAGGCATCCAGGAGCTTCTGAAGCAGCTGATGGTTGTTCCCCACTCTGGGGCTTGAGTAAGAGGGAGATGGCAAGTGGAAACACAGGGGAGGCCCCACCTTGCCAGCCTGACTCAGTAGCTCTCCTGGATGCAGTTCCCTGCCTGCCAGCCCTGGCGCCCGCCAGCCCTGGAGTCACACCCACCCAGGATGCCCCAGAGACAGAGGCATGTGATGAAACCCAGGAAGGCAGGCAGCAACCAGTGCCGGCCCCGCAGCAGAAAATGGAGTGCCGGGCCACTTCGGATGCAGAGGCCCCAAAGCTTCTTGCAAGTTTCCCATCAGCTGGGGAGCAAGGTGGTGAAGCCGGGGCTGCTGAGACTGGTGGCAGCGCTGGTgcaggagacccaggaaagcagcAGGCTCCGGAGAAACCTGGAGAAGCTACTTTGAGTTGTGGCGTCCTTCAGACTGAGCACTGCCTTACCTCCGGGGAGGAAGCTTCTACCTCTGCCCTACGTGAGTCCTGCCAAGCTGAGCACCCCATGGCCAGCTGCCAGGATGCCTTGCTGCCAGCCAGAGAGCTGGGTGGGATTCCCAGGAGCACCATGGATTTTTCTACACATCAGGCTGTCCCAGACCCAAAGGAGCTCCTGCTGTCTGGGCCACCAGAAGTGGCTGCTCCTGACACCCCTTACCTGCATGTCGACAGTGCTGCCCAGAAAGGAGCAGAAGACAGTGGAGTGAAAGCTGTTTCCTCTGCAGGCCCCAGAGCTCCTGGCGAAAGCCCCTGTCCTGTAGGGGAGCCCCCGCTTGCCTTGGAAAATGCTGCCTCCTTGAAGCTGTTTGCTGGCTCCCTCGCCCCCCTCTTGCAACCAGGAGCTGCAGGTGGGGAAATCTCTGCAGTGCAAGCCACCAGTGGTAGTCCCAAAGCCAGAACCACTGAGGGACCTGTGGACTCCATGCCATGCCTGGACCGGATGCCACTTCTGGCCGAGGGCAAGCAGGCAACAGGGGAAGAGAAAGCAGCAACAGCTCCAGGTGCAGGTGCCAAGGCCAGCGAGGAGGGCATGGCAGGTGAtgcagcaggagagacagagggcAGCATGGAGAGGATGGGAGAGCCTTCCCAGGACCCAAAGCAGGGCACATCAGGTGGTGTGGACACAAGCTCTGAGCAAATCGCCACCCTCACTGGCTTCCCAGACTTCAGGGAGCACATTGCCAAGATCTTCGAGAAGCCTGTGTTCGGAGCCCTGACCACACCTGGAGAAaaggcaggagctgggaggaGTGCAGTGGGTAAAGACCTCACCAGGCCATTGGGCCCAGAGAAGCTTCTAGATGGGCCTCCAGGAGTGGATGTCGCCCTTCTCCCTGCACCTCCTGCTCGACTCCAGGTGGAGAAGAAGCAACAGTTGGCTGGAGAGGCTGAGATTTCCCATCTGGCTCTGCAGGATCCAGCTTCAGACAAGCTTCTGGGTCCAGCAGGGCTGACCTGGGAGCAGAACTTGCCAGGTGCCGGTGTGGGGAAGGAGATGGCAGGTGTGCCACCCACACTGAGGGAAGACGAGAGGCCAGAGGGGCCTGGGGCAGCCTGGCCAGGCCTGGAAGGCCAGGCTTACTCACAGCTGGAGAGGAGCAGGCAGGAATTAGCTTCAGGTCTTCCTTCAccagcagctactcaggagctccCTGTGGAGAGAGCTGCTGCCTTCCAGGTGGCTCCCCATAGCCATGGAGAAGAGGCCGTGGCCCAAGACAGAATTTCTTCTGGAAAGCAGCACCGGGAAACATCTGCCTGCGACAGTCCACATGGAGAAGATGGTCCCGGGGACTTTGCTCACACAGGGGTTCCAGGACATGTGCCAAGGTCCACCTGTGCCCCTTCTCCCCAGAGGGAGGTTTTGACTGTGCCTGAGGCCAGCAGTGAGCCCTGGACCCTTGACATGCTTGGGGGAGAAAGGAGACCCGGAGTCACTGCTGGCATCTTGGAATATCGAAATGCCCTGGGCAACCAGAGCACCCCTGCACCACCAACTGGAGAAGTGGCAGACACTCCCCTGGAGTCTGGCAAGGTGGCAGGCGCTGCTGGGGAAGCAGAGGGTGACATCACCCTGAGCACAGCTGAGACACAGGCATGTGCGTCCGGTGATCTGCCTGAAGCAGGTACTACGAGGACATTCTCCGTTGTGGCAGGTGACTTGGCGCTGCCAGGAAGCTGTCAGGACCCAGCCTGCTCTGACAAGGCTCCGGGGATGGAGGGTACAGCTGCCCTTCATGGGGAcagcccagccaggccccagCAGGCTAAGGAGCAGCCAGGGCCTGAGCACCCCATTCCAGCTGGGGATGGGAAGGTGTGCGTCTCCTCACCTCCAGAGCCTGACGAAACTTGCGACCCGAAGCTGCAACATTTGGCTCCAGAAGAGCTCCACACTGACAGGTACTTAAATGAAAAAATTCCCACGGGAATGTGTGGTCAGTTTCAAAGGTGATTCCCAGCCTGATTTTTAGAAGTCAGTCGCATAGGTGAGTGGTTTTCTAAAAGCTGAGTTTTCCATATCTAATTGCTAAATGAACCTGCTTACCCCCTCTGGATGTCCTGAGGCTCTGAAAAATGTGAGAACCATGGTTGGAGGCTGGGAGCTGTTGACTATGTTCCTTTTCTTGTGTTCCTTAATTCATCTAACTTAAACCACTGGAAAAGTATCAACTGTTTACTGGCTGGCTGTGTACTATTAAGTGATAGGTTATAGTCAGTCATATATTTTTCTGGAGTCCAGATACATCTGCTTTTGAATCTGGATTTATTTAGGCAGGGGACCCTTTTtcctagggatttttttttttttttgtagtagccACTTAAAACTTTAATTGAGAAATCTGCTTTTTCAATAAGACATGAGGAGAAATGCCTTACTATCTACATTATCCTATCAATTGCTTTCTTTTATTATCCCAGAGAGagccccaggcctggcccatCCATGTTACCTTCGGTTCCTAAGAAGGATGCTCCAAGAGTCATGGATAAAGTCACTTCAGATGAGACCAGAGGTGCGGAAGGAACAGAAAGGTCAGCGAAAGATATTGGTCTTTGGAAGGCCGTGATGCCTTCCTTAGATACAGACGCACTGGATGTTTTGGAAAGGAGAGTAGTCCTTATACAGCATGAGTTCCTACATAAGAAAGAAGCAAATGGCCATTCCCGTTTTATGTACAGGTACAGCAGTACCTGGGATGACTAAAAGCTCCattgttggaaaagggattgaATGAGTTGCTTTCATACTTGAGTTTATtaccttaaatttaaaaagtcagtctgggtgcggtggctcatgcctgtaatcccaacacttcgggaggccgaggcaggaagatcacttgagcccaggagtttgagaccagccacatggtgaaaccccatctttagaaaaaatacaaagattagccgggcacagtggcacgtgtctgtagtcccagttacttgggagtctgagttgggaggatcgatcgtttgagcccaggaggtgaaggttgcagtgagccatgtttgtgccactgcactccaccctgggtgacagagaccctgtctcaaaaaaagaaaataatctttattGAGATGCAGTTCATATACCACATAATTCACtcgtacaattcagtggcttgtAGTATATTCACAGTGTGTAACCATGGCTACAATCAATTTCAGGTTATTTTCATCCCCACAGAAAGAAACCCTACAGCCCCTAGATATCATATCCCAGCCCCCACACCCGCTGCATCATCTCTAGGCACCCATTCATTTAGTTCATTACATCTTGATGCAAATGGGTTCAATGCTGATTTAGTCTCCGAAGCAGGAATGGCTCACCAACAGTGGTCACACTCCAGGAGATCTCGAGATTCAAGGAGGGTAAATGTAACCATGAACAG comes from the Pan troglodytes isolate AG18354 chromosome 8, NHGRI_mPanTro3-v2.0_pri, whole genome shotgun sequence genome and includes:
- the TACC2 gene encoding transforming acidic coiled-coil-containing protein 2 isoform X10, which gives rise to MGNENSTSDNQQEDSVLHNVILWPPNPEPPQRTLSAQTPRSAQPPGNSQNIKRKQQDTPGSPDHRDASSIGSVGLGGFCTASESSASLDPCLVSPEVTEPRKDPQGAREPEGSLLPSPPPSQEREPPSSSMPFAEFPPEGCLASPAAAPEDGPQTQSPRREPAPNAPGDIAAAFPAERDSSTPYQEIAAIPSAGRERETKEEGQKSSFSFSSGIDQSPGMSPVPLREPMKAPLCGEGDQPGGFESQGKEAAGGFPPAESRQGVASVQVAPEAPAAAQQGTESSAVLEKSPLKPMAPIPQDPAPRASDREKGQGEVPPQYFTDDLEFLRACHLPRSNSGAAPEAEVNAASQESCQQPVGAYLPHAELPWGLPSPALVPEAGGSGKEALDTSDVQGHPQTGMRGTEPNQVVCVAAGGQPEGGLLVSPEPSLLTPTEEAHPASSLTSFPAAQIPIAVEEPRSSSRESVSKAGMPVSADAAKEVVDAGLVGLERQVSDLGSKGEHPEGDPGEVPAPSPQERGEHSNTEQSHEVQQGAPPPPLPNARSESARGPLGPTDGAKAHEDSTSPAAAKEGSRSPGDSPGGKEEAPEPPDGGDRGNLQGEDSQAFSSKRDPEVGKDELSKPSSDAESRDHPSSHSARPPRKGGAGHTDGPHSQTAEADASGLPHKLGEEDPVLPPVPDGAGEPTVPKGAIWEGSGLQPKCPDTLQSREGLGRMESFLTLEPEKSDFPPTPVAEVAPKAQEGESTSEIRKMGSCDGEGLLTSPDQPHGPGCDVSRQEFHAGVPHPPQGENLAADLGLTALILDQDQQGIPSCPGEGWIRGAASEWPLLSSEKHLQPSQAHPEASIFDVLKEQAQPPENGKETSPSHPGFKDQGADSSQIHVSVEPQEDKNLPTHGGQEQALGSELQSQLPKGTLSDTPTSSPTDMVWESSLTEESELSAPMRQKLPALGEKRPEGACGDGQSSRVSPPAADVLKDFSLAGNFSRKETCCTGQGPNKSQQALADALEEGSQHEEACQRHPGASEAADGCSPLWGLSKREMASGNTGEAPPCQPDSVALLDAVPCLPALAPASPGVTPTQDAPETEACDETQEGRQQPVPAPQQKMECRATSDAEAPKLLASFPSAGEQGGEAGAAETGGSAGAGDPGKQQAPEKPGEATLSCGVLQTEHCLTSGEEASTSALRESCQAEHPMASCQDALLPARELGGIPRSTMDFSTHQAVPDPKELLLSGPPEVAAPDTPYLHVDSAAQKGAEDSGVKAVSSAGPRAPGESPCPVGEPPLALENAASLKLFAGSLAPLLQPGAAGGEISAVQATSGSPKARTTEGPVDSMPCLDRMPLLAEGKQATGEEKAATAPGAGAKASEEGMAGDAAGETEGSMERMGEPSQDPKQGTSGGVDTSSEQIATLTGFPDFREHIAKIFEKPVFGALTTPGEKAGAGRSAVGKDLTRPLGPEKLLDGPPGVDVALLPAPPARLQVEKKQQLAGEAEISHLALQDPASDKLLGPAGLTWEQNLPGAGVGKEMAGVPPTLREDERPEGPGAAWPGLEGQAYSQLERSRQELASGLPSPAATQELPVERAAAFQVAPHSHGEEAVAQDRISSGKQHRETSACDSPHGEDGPGDFAHTGVPGHVPRSTCAPSPQREVLTVPEASSEPWTLDMLGGERRPGVTAGILEYRNALGNQSTPAPPTGEVADTPLESGKVAGAAGEAEGDITLSTAETQACASGDLPEAGTTRTFSVVAGDLALPGSCQDPACSDKAPGMEGTAALHGDSPARPQQAKEQPGPEHPIPAGDGKVCVSSPPEPDETCDPKLQHLAPEELHTDRESPRPGPSMLPSVPKKDAPRVMDKVTSDETRGAEGTESSPVADDVIQPAAPADLESPSLAASSYHGDVVGQVSTDLIAQRSSDSEEAFETPESTTPVKAPPAPPPPPPEVIPEPEVSAQPPPEEPGCGSETVPVPDGPRSDSVEGSPFRPPSHSFSAVFDEDKPIASSGTYNLDFDNIELVDTFQTLEPRASDAKNQEGKVNTRRKSTDSVPISKSTLSRSLSLQASDFDGASSSGNPEAVALAPDAYSTGSSSASSTLKRTKKPRPPSLKKKQTTKKPTETPPVKETQQEPDEESLVPSGENLASETKTESAKTEGPGPALLEETPLEPAAGPKAACPLDSESAEGAVPPASGGGRVQNSPPVGRKTLPLTTAPEAGEVTPSDSGGQEDSPAKGLSVRLEFDYSEDKSSWDNQQENPPPTKKIGKKPVAKMPLRRPKMKKTPEKLDNTPASPPRSPAEPNDIPIAKGTYTFDIDKWDDPNFNPFSSTSKMQESPKLPQQSYNFDPDTCDESVDPFKTSSKTPSSPSKSPASFEIPASAMEANGVDGDGLNKPAKKKKTPLKTMVEDVMSVCSLFDTFRVKKSPKRSPLSDPPSQDPTPAATPETPPVISAVVHATDEEKLAVTNQKWTCMTVDLESDKQDYPQPSDLSTFVNETKFSSPTEELDYRNSYEIEYMEKIGSSLPQDDDAPKKQALYLMFDTSQESPVKSSPVRMSESPTPCSGSSFEETEALVNTAAKNQHPVPRGLAPNQESHLQVPEKSSQKELEAMGLGTPSEAIEITAPEGSFASADALLSRLAHPASLCGALDYLEPDLAEKNPPLFAQKLQEELEFAIMRIEALKLARQIALASRSHQDAKREAAHPTDVSISKTALYSRIGTAEVEKPAGLLFQQPDLDSALQIARAEIITKEREVSEWKDKYEESRREVMEMRKIVAEYEKTIAQMIEDEQREKSVSHQTVQQLVLEKEQALADLNSVEKSLADLFRRYEKMKEVLEGFRKNEEVLKRCAQEYLSRVKKEEQRYQALKVHAEEKLDRANAEIAQVRGKAQQEQAAHQASLRKEQLRVDALERTLEQKNKEIEELTKICDELIAKMGKS